One stretch of Plasmodium vivax chromosome 8, whole genome shotgun sequence DNA includes these proteins:
- a CDS encoding hypothetical protein, conserved (encoded by transcript PVX_094995A) produces MPIYAFHPVSNNLQRIYKVRCRRLHSFCELGTSEQNRRGEGRICQVDKKIQLTSVKLADALHDYVSSDDSDGEESPEGKAETGRSAERYVGSELHNGMEKADGHMVYPDSCAEPNASLNSGGTKWGDPGAGENLFDNLDEEEKKYVKTLSDGTSTCTIMQGEISNQFGATTGKGKPSGDTQQAEMKSYLNWYIREREGECGKSSRPPGDYPPSDTPQSDTPPSDTPPSEYPPSALDAELSKLEVALRPSQNDVNSMKTFLAFLQKEINKHYKNCHVTPFGSIINGFWTRNSDIDICIQIPILLSRKDQITFLKKICLILNSFNDGIIEQRFSAKVPIIHFYCKSLRHSFELSCDISVNNILAVVNSKLIQKYVSIDKRLQLMGIALKYWSKNRNINDRSKGFLSSFSLILMIIHFLQYVTEPKILTSLQDISFKRNEKPFYVMGVDCKFCQDENVIREELRRINNYNDVYVDTSTLLIEFFKFFGYKYKSGIIAIRDINDYYQNFQAVRSYESYFLFVDNPFEVGKNVANVLPQNYKTIVNEMKRAYKILKNNGSWRDVCGAGHVLV; encoded by the coding sequence atgCCCATTTACGCCTTTCACCCGGTGAGTAATAATTTGCAACGAATTTACAAAGTACGTTGTAGAAGGCTCCATTCCTTTTGCGAGTTGGGCACCAGCGAACAGAACAGGAGAGGAGAGGGCCGAATCTGCCAAGTCGACAAGAAAATCCAGCTGACTAGTGTTAAGCTAGCTGACGCTTTGCACGACTATGTGAGTAGTGACGACTCGGATGGGGAGGAATCTCCCGAAGGGAAGGCAGAAACGGGTCGTTCTGCTGAAAGATATGTTGGGAGTGAACTTCACAATGGAATGGAAAAGGCAGATGGTCATATGGTTTATCCAGACAGTTGCGCCGAGCCAAATGCAAGCCTCAACAGTGGGGgaaccaaatggggggatcCTGGCGCAGGGGAGAACCTTTTCGATAACTTagacgaagaggagaaaaaatacgtTAAGACACTGAGCGATGGTACCAGCACTTGTACGATTATGCAGGGAGAAATTTCTAACCAGTTCGGAGCCACCACGGGGAAGGGAAAACCGAGTGGTGATACGCAGCAAGCGGAGATGAAGTCGTACCTAAATTGGTACATAAGGGAGCGCGAAGGGGAATGCGGTAAGAGCAGTCGCCCCCCTGGAGATTACCCCCCAAGTGATACCCCCCAAAGTGACACCCCTCCAAGTGACACCCCTCCAAGTGAGTACCCCCCAAGTGCACTGGACGCAGAACTGAGCAAACTGGAAGTCGCCCTGAGGCCCTCCCAAAACGATGTCAACAGCATGAAAACGTTCCTCGCCTTCCTGCAGAAGGAAATTAATAAGCATTACAAAAATTGCCACGTAACGCCCTTTGGGTCTATCATCAACGGTTTTTGGACTCGAAACAGCGACATAGACATATGCATTCAAATCCCTATACTGCTCAGCAGGAAGGACCAAATAACATTCCTAAAAAAAATCTGCCTCATATTGAACAGTTTTAATGATGGAATAATTGAGCAGAGATTTTCTGCAAAAGTACCcatcattcatttttattgtaaaagtTTAAGACACTCGTTTGAGCTGTCCTGTGACATTTCGGTAAATAACATCCTTGCGGTGGTCAACTCGAAGTTgattcaaaaatatgtaagCATAGATAAAAGGCTACAGTTAATGGGAATTGCGTTAAAGTATTGGtcgaaaaatagaaatataaatgaCAGATCGAAAGGATTTTTATCgtcattttctttaattttaatgataATTCACTTTTTGCAATATGTGACGGAGCCCAAAATTCTTACCTCCCTTCAAGACATCTCTTtcaaaagaaatgaaaaacccTTTTATGTCATGGGTGTTGATTGTAAATTTTGCCAGGACGAAAATGTCATTCGAGAAGAGCTGCGCAGAATTAATAACTACAACGATGTGTATGTAGACACGTCAACTTTGCTTATTgagttcttcaaattttttggaTACAAATACAAAAGCGGCATAATTGCCATACGAGACATAAACGATTATTACCAGAACTTCCAAGCCGTTAGAAGCTACGAGTCCTACTTCCTTTTCGTGGACAACCCCTTTGAGGTGGGCAAAAATGTGGCCAACGTCCTGCCCCAAAACTACAAAACGATTGTCAACGAAATGAAGCGCGCCTATAaaatcttaaaaaataacggCTCCTGGAGGGACGTGTGCGGGGCGGGCCACGTTTTGGTGTAG
- a CDS encoding hypothetical protein, conserved (encoded by transcript PVX_094990A), producing MKKLIEKDVIKINYHNFLNKYKTHTGCERDATDKELYEHFIVNPLTYSRPRGCLPKGFSQRKELQHLEGLNIFEIVDYVNVGERLYKFDEADGGEDGEVGEDGEVREEGEVREEGEVREEDEVQDSPNGSEKDCADSPHDDPPNSRKISRFDKLKKKNEKNDNVKTTNKMDKNYLPNKGNPKRRIFRFLLFDGNDFIYAYEMEYNENFNYLEKCLYRYPKIILYNKPAIQRGTLLLKKSQVAILFKGCKESGTDGAPLEDDQLEEVASTTGNLFHGEDNQNCQVTIKKRENPSIINLADGPTNYAYKDQIGMRQKIQCRENQDGDSPRKFYYVEDTAKNDFQFNSAYVKRVNYPDVEDRSKSNICNRINQHSLDALGKDYPHSKGEHSWEGRTNAHCEETEHIHRVGSNPNGYYNRNGKWSHLHNWEKVDGDNFNMGDGNHWERHPSEHTTSMHAMQSRNGFEKERTYFCNRDNDRQYPTKCNDNYAEKFGEDYPQMSEYNDKKEGPLYWPKETKYKRASNELKDTGYQRLSDAVGGDWSGHLKHGSNGNEGDTSHFSSPYGNFGRMAHYPMDTNEWEKNNRLTALAKGGSENWMMGNRFTKTHSPSREIQMGEALQNGGSTHLGAKDPVGKYSAGLTSGENFGKTDQRYNVRYNAINRKNDDELIDLTEGFFQSDFFHKTQELDSVNKGSEVIILDD from the coding sequence atgaaaaaattaatcgaaaaggatgttataaaaataaattatcacaactttttaaataaatacaaaacaCACACGGGGTGTGAAAGGGATGCCACTGACAAAGAACTGTACGAACACTTCATCGTAAATCCGCTCACTTATTCCAGACCGAGGGGATGCTTGCCGAAAGGGTTCAGCCAACGGAAAGAACTCCAACACCTGGAAGgattaaacatttttgaaattgTCGATTATGTCAATGTGGGGGAGCGGCTGTACAAGTTTGACGAGGccgacgggggggaagatggCGAAGTGGGGGAAGATGGGGAAGTGCGGGAAGAAGGCGAAGTGCGGGAAGAAGGCGAAGTGCGGGAAGAAGACGAAGTGCAGGACTCCCCCAACGGCTCGGAGAAGGACTGTGCGGACTCGCCACATGACGATCCCCCTAATAGCAGAAAGATCAGCCGATTTgacaaattgaagaagaaaaacgaaaaaaacgacaACGTAAAGACAACAAATAAGATGGACAAGAATTACCTCCCCAACAAGGGGAATCCCAAAAGAAgaatttttcgctttttacTCTTCGATGGGaatgattttatttatgcCTATGAGATGGAGTACAACGAGAATTTTAACTACCTAGAAAAGTGTCTTTATAGGTACcccaaaattattttgtataataaacCCGCCATTCAACGTGGGACTTTACTGTTAAAGAAAAGTCAGGTGGCCATCTTATTTAAGGGGTGCAAAGAGTCCGGAACGGATGGTGCCCCTTTGGAGGATGACCAACTGGAAGAAGTGGCCTCCACTACAGGGAACCTCTTCCATGGGGAGGACAACCAAAATTGCCAAGTTACcataaaaaagagagaaaaccCTAGTATTATCAATTTAGCGGATGGCCCAACAAATTACGCTTATAAGGACCAAATTGGGATGCGCCAAAAAATCCAGTGCAGGGAAAACCAGGATGGTGACTCCCCCAGGAAATTCTACTACGTAGAAGACACGGCAAAAAATGATTTCCAATTTAACAGTGCATACGTCAAAAGGGTGAATTATCCCGACGTGGAGGACAGAAGTAAGTCCAACATATGTAACAGGATTAATCAACACAGCCTTGATGCGCTTGGCAAGGATTATCCCCATAGCAAAGGGGAACACTCATGGGAAGGGCGTACTAATGCGCACTGTGAAGAAACGGAACATATACACAGGGTGGGTAGCAACCCGAATGGATATTACAACCGCAACGGTAAGTGGAGCCACCTTCACAATTGGGAAAAGGTTGACGGGGATAATTTTAACATGGGTGATGGTAACCACTGGGAGAGACACCCAAGTGAACACACCACCTCCATGCACGCAATGCAGAGCAGGAACGGCTTCGAAAAAGAGAGAACCTACTTCTGCAATAGGGATAACGATCGGCAGTACCCCACAAAGTGTAACGACAATTATGCGGAAAAGTTTGGTGAAGATTATCCACAGATGAGTGAATATAACGATAAGAAGGAGGGGCCCCTTTATTGGCCAAAAGAAACGAAGTACAAGCGCGCCAGCAACGAACTGAAAGACACAGGTTATCAAAGATTAAGTGATGCTGTAGGAGGAGACTGGAGTGGCCACCTCAAACATGGAAGCAATGGAAACGAAGGAGATACTAGCCATTTTAGCAGCCCATATGGCAACTTTGGGCGCATGGCTCATTACCCCATGGATACAAATGAGTGGGAAAAGAATAACCGTTTAACAGCGcttgcaaagggggggagcgaaaACTGGATGATGGGCAACCGGTTCACAAAAACGCATTCGCCGAGTCGTGAAATCCAAATGGGTGAGGCgctgcaaaatggaggaagcaCACATTTAGGGGCGAAAGACCCAGTGGGAAAGTACTCTGCTGGGCTGACGAGCGGCGAAAATTTCGGCAAAACAGATCAACGCTACAATGTCCGCTACAATGCcataaacagaaaaaatgacgaCGAATTGATCGATTTGACGGAAGGGTTTTTTCAGTCCGATTTTTTTCACAAGACGCAAGAATTGGACAGCGTGAATAAAGGTAGCGAGGTGATTATTCTCGATgactga
- a CDS encoding FAD synthetase, putative (encoded by transcript PVX_094970A) produces the protein MASADEDEWNDYSNALKLFEKIEKLHNEHVKETNQLKQCSGRTSNDCDQPHQNENKTGKDAKNRDVIKRSMYNYDVVNYYKDEAILREKIMELSDDIMAAIYHIYDLFRLCKDNVFLSFNGGKDAVVILHLFRCAYAKYIHDVKGERKKPKLIYFQDEVNEFPEVYQFLNECVYMHDFDITVIKGTWKSSITKFIETFQRQHRISRMDQMKENFVDSCAFFPTIAFINGTRFNDTHSEKLQILNISSRGLPPYLYLNPVFYWTYGAIWTFILYFKFDYCILYNHGYSSIGSVNDTVKNEFLKCNDCYLPAYFLKNWDYERHNRVSPEESQGGSS, from the coding sequence ATGGCATCCGCAGACGAGGATGAGTGGAATGATTACTCGAACGCCCTCAAGTTGTttgaaaaaatcgaaaaattaCACAACGAACATGTTAAAGAGACAAACCAATTAAAGCAATGCAGTGGTAGAACGTCGAACGACTGTGATCAGCCGCATCagaatgaaaataaaacggGAAAGGATGCAAAAAACAGGGACGTTATCAAACGTAGTATGTACAATTACGATgttgttaattattataaagacGAAGCGAtattaagggaaaaaataatggagTTGTCAGATGATATAATGGCGGCAATATATCACATTTACGATTTGTTTCGCCTTTGCAAGGATAATGTTTTTCTGTCCTTTAATGGAGGGAAAGATGCCGTCGTAATTTTACACCTCTTCAGGTGTGCATACGCTAAATACATACATGatgtgaagggggaaagaaaaaaaccaaaGTTAATTTACTTTCAAGACGAAGTAAACGAATTTCCAGAAGTGTACCAATTTTTAAACGAATGTGTCTATATGCACGATTTTGACATTACTGTTATTAAGGGGACATGGAAAAGTAGcattacaaaatttatagAAACTTTTCAAAGGCAACATCGAATTAGCAGGATGGATcaaatgaaagaaaatttCGTCGATTCTTGTGCTTTCTTCCCAACTATAGCATTCATTAATGGCACAAGGTTTAACGACACACATAGTGAAAAGTTACAAATTCTGAATATCAGTTCAAGGGGACTCCCACCATACTTGTATTTAAACCCAGTTTTTTACTGGACCTATGGAGCCATTTGGacctttattttatattttaaatttgattattgcattttatataatcatgGCTACTCCTCCATCGGTTCAGTCAATGATACGGTAAAGAACGAATTCTTAAAATGCAACGATTGCTATTTACCTGCCTATTTCTTGAAAAACTGGGACTACGAAAGACACAATAGAGTGTCACCTGAAGAGAGCCAAGGGGGAAGCTCCTAA
- a CDS encoding methionine aminopeptidase, putative (encoded by transcript PVX_094985A), translating into MVHEKRECEVEEREDENRGDSHSPVSIAQNAEKEDTCNGCGKALAKKLSCPICLKKKIYSYFCTQECFKNSWKGHVEKVHEKWKKEEAENEEGGKGNHVKTDNIEEEKKKKFMEIVKKQLSPEHFDPTNRKYWIYDSHLKNFVNFVFTGNLRPWPITPINAVPAHIKRPDYAITSIPESELRYKRKSDIYVNSQEEIQNIREACILGRRTLDYAHSLVAPGVTTDEIDKKVHKFIVEHNAYPSTLNYYEFPKSCCTSVNEIVCHGIPDMRPLQNGDIINIDISVFLKGVHADLNETFFVGDVDQVPKEAKELVQTCYFSLMESIKKCKPGMLYKNIGNIIDSYVSKKGFSVVRTYSGHGVGKLFHSNPTIPHFKKNKAVGIMKAGHVFTIEPMINQGHYSDVLWPDKWTSATSDGKLSAQFEHTLLITDKGVEILTKRLADSPSLGFDTRDDLYAL; encoded by the coding sequence ATGGTACACGAGAAACGCGAGTGCGAGGTGGAGGAGAGAGAGGATGAAAACCGAGGGGACAGCCACTCCCCGGTCAGCATCGCACAAAATGCAGAGAAGGAAGACACGTGCAACGGGTGTGGGAAAGCACTAGCCAAAAAGTTGAGCTGCCCAATCTgcctgaaaaaaaaaatttacagcTATTTTTGCACACAGGAATGTTTCAAAAATTCGTGGAAAGGACATGTGGAAAAGGTGCAtgaaaagtggaaaaaggaggaggcgGAGAAtgaggaagggggaaaaggcaatCATGTCAAAACGGACAATatcgaggaggaaaaaaaaaaaaagttcatgGAAATCGTAAAAAAGCAATTATCACCTGAACATTTTGACCCAACAAACAGAAAGTACTGGATTTATGACAGTCACTTGAAAAATTTCGtcaattttgtatttacGGGGAATTTGAGACCGTGGCCCATAACGCCAATCAATGCCGTGCCGGCACATATAAAAAGGCCAGATTATGCAATCACATCCATCCCCGAATCAGAGTTAAggtataaaaggaaaagtgatatatatgtgaataGCCAAGAGGAAATTCAAAACATAAGGGAGGCATGCATTTTGGGGAGAAGGACTTTGGATTACGCGCATTCGTTAGTAGCACCAGGAGTAACCACTGATGAGATAGACAAAAAGGTTCACAAATTTATTGTAGAGCATAATGCGTATCCCTCCactttaaattattatgaatttCCCAAATCGTGTTGCACCTCTGTAAACGAAATCGTATGCCATGGGATCCCTGACATGAGacctttgcaaaatggggacatcATCAACATTGACATAAGTGTCTTTTTAAAAGGAGTGCATGCAGATTTGAATGAAACTTTCTTTGTTGGTGATGTGGACCAAGTGCCAAAGGAAGCCAAGGAACTCGTGCAGACATGCTACTTCTCCCTAATGGAatctattaaaaaatgcaaaccgGGGAtgctatataaaaatattggcAACATCATAGATTCTTATGTTTCTAAGAAAGGCTTTTCTGTGGTACGTACTTACTCAGGTCATGGGGTTGGGAAACTGTTTCATTCAAATCCAACTATTcctcattttaaaaaaaataaagccgTTGGGATTATGAAGGCTGGCCATGTGTTCACCATTGAGCCGATGATCAATCAGGGACACTACTCTGATGTCTTGTGGCCTGACAAGTGGACCAGCGCCACGTCCGATGGGAAATTGTCGGCCCAGTTTGAGCACACTTTGTTAATTACCGACAAGGGCGTCGAGATTTTGACCAAGCGGCTCGCGGACTCGCCGAGTCTGGGCTTCGACACGAGGGACGATTTGTACGCGCTGTGA
- a CDS encoding hypothetical protein, conserved (encoded by transcript PVX_094975A), with amino-acid sequence MAERKVLNKYIPPDFDPDKLTESKKLMRKIEKKKNKSNKYNKKKKHFLNIRMMYPFTLKCNKCKSFTYVGTKFNSRVEKLRDESYLNIPIWQFYGKCFECKNEIIFKTDPKNGDYILIAGGIRTYDAHKEQEIADDYYRENNLIKEEDKLKNKEKESYNALLELKTNEQLEELKNMNRRHIDKFDSINKALHKLYENSEMKNNTNNFFMNNLDSEDEKAFFTLLRKSRGAADQPGGAPRGSAAGEDDVIVEEVLEEEDAGGASEEEAGPHSSDADNDDAQSGQPHNNEAHNSNCDKSARDETLPNSPLRKTRELRGGAKKRQIHGDEAAKVGTDGTIKVRRTNQANTDGMQETEGPMPKPRSSIFKSRLSAVGTEQSAKRNNFEKSYNFVIKKKEDLSSILNEYNSDSDGNSGGASS; translated from the coding sequence ATGGCCGAACGGAAAGTGCTGAACAAGTACATCCCCCCGGACTTCGATCCGGACAAATTAacggaaagcaaaaaattgatgagaaaaatcgaaaagaaaaaaaacaagagcAATAAGTAtaacaagaagaagaagcattttttaaacatcaGAATGATGTACCCCTTCACACTGAAATGCAACAAATGCAAAAGCTTCACATACGTTGGAACGAAATTCAACTCCAGGGTTGAGAAATTAAGAGACGAAAGTTACCTGAACATCCCCATTTGGCAATTTTATGGAAAATGCTTTgagtgtaaaaatgaaattattttcaaaacgGATCCCAAAAATGGAGACTACATTTTAATAGCTGGAGGAATAAGAACATACGATGCACACAAGGAGCAGGAAATTGCCGATGATTATTATCGAGAAAATAATCTCATCAAAGAAGAAGATAAACTGAAGAACAAGGAAAAGGAGTCCTACAATGCTCTGCtggaattaaaaacaaatgaacagTTGGaggaattgaaaaatatgaacagaaGACACATTGACAAATTTGACAGCATCAATAAGGCGCTGCATAAATTGTACGAAAAcagcgaaatgaaaaataatacaaataattttttcatgaaCAATTTAGACTCGGAAGATGAAAAGGCGTTTTTCACTTTGCTTCGCAAAAGTAGGGGGGCTGCGGATCAGCCTGGGGGCGCGCCAAGAGGGTCGGCCGCGGGCGAGGACGACGTCATCGTAGAGGAGGTGttagaagaggaagacgcgGGGGGGGCGAGCGAAGAGGAGGCAGGCCCACACAGCAGTGACGCTGACAACGATGACGCACAAAGCGGCCAACCGCACAACAACGAAGCGCATAACAGCAACTGCGACAAAAGCGCCAGAGATGAAACACTTCCAAACAGCCCCTTACGTAAAACAAGAGAATTACGGGGGGgagccaaaaaaaggcaaattcATGGTgacgaagcggcaaaagtAGGCACAGACGGAACGATTAAGGTGCGGAGAACAAACCAAGCAAATACTGATGGCATGCAAGAAACGGAAGGGCCCATGCCCAAACCAAGAAgcagcatttttaaaagccGCCTATCAGCTGTAGGCACCGAACAAAGTGCGAAAAGGAACAATTTCGAAAAGAGTTACAACTTTGTcattaaaaagaaggaggaCCTTTCGAGCATTCTTAATGAGTACAATTCGGATAGCGATGGCAACTCCGGTGGCGCAAGTAGCTAA
- a CDS encoding cysteine -tRNA ligase, putative (encoded by transcript PVX_094980A; Apicoplast targeted protein. Curated by Stuart Ralph, Walter and Eliza Hall Institute of Medical Research, Australia.), with product MKLFILICSALFAISHNKNFSASLKLPRSSRSSGRGTSPLSVISRSERLIFTKRKTPWSPRGMYFIRNSFHRKGYHFFHNGHVAKAKALQCSMETSSSLPKWDMPPKEGKKITGLLVNNSLTRSKVEFVPQEKNQIKWYACGPTVYDAAHLGHARTYVSFDIIRRILVNYFKYDVFMVINITDIDDKIIKRSEEEKVSFTELARKWECEFWEDMKKLNVLLPTAITRVSEYVDQIIHYIEKIIDNKYAYVSEEGSVYFDIDEFKKSPKHFYARMEPLSVKDETKILEGEGDLGVISKKKKNAYDFALWKSSKPNEPYWDSPWGKGRPGWHIECSTMASNILGSVLDIHSGGVDLRFPHHDNELAQSEAFFDASQWVNYFLHSGHLHIEGLKMSKSLKNFITIKHMLSEYTPNQIRILFLLNKWDSFMNYSPNGESMVQCVEIDKFVFNFFALLEMKIKNFHLTNSNLFWTQVDDNLNKLFRSTKSKVHQALLDNFNTPEVILALQKLITEINIYLQNEKIQIGLLLELKHYISFILDTFGLVYGQAQGEKNDKFDELLHTLGTYRSNIRTTLQSNAKLIRKITKETKDATKKGEQECESSAAAQQRDLLYAEFVNSVKANNETLLKECDLLRDERLLNLGILIDDRPNNEFVVKLLDENQLQQEKRKREQELSKRKGKSDQNDKRE from the exons atgaaacttttcattttgatatGCTCAGCCCTTTTCGCCATTTCGCACAATAAGAACTTCTCTGCATCGCTAAAGCTTCCCAGGAGCAGTCGCAGCAGTGGGCGCGGCACGAGTCCCCTGTCAGTAATAAGCCGTTCTGAAAGGCTCATTTTCACAAAGAGGAAGACCCCGTGGAGCCCCCGGGGGATGTATTTTATCCGCAACTCATTTCATCGCAAGGggtaccatttttttcaca ACGGACACGTGGCCAAGGCAAAAGCACTTCAGTGCAGCATGGAGACGAGTAGCAGCCTGCCCAAATGGGACATGCCGCCCAAGGAGGGCAAGAAAATAACGGGTTTGCTGGTGAACAACTCCCTGACGCGGAGCAAGGTGGAGTTCGTTCCGCAG GAGAAGAACCAAATAAAGTGGTACGCATGCGGACCGACGGTGTACGACGCGGCGCACCTGGGCCACGCGAGGACCTACGTGAGCTTCGACATCATCCGGAGGATCCTCGTGAATTACTTCAAGTACGACGTATTCATGGTGATAAACATAACGGATATCGACgacaaaattattaaaagaagcgaagaggagaaggTAAGCTTCACAGAGCTAGCCAGAAAATGGGAATGCGAATTCTGGGAAGACATGAAAAAGCTGAATGTCCTCCTCCCGACAGCCATCACCAGGGTCAGCGAATACGTAGATcaaattattcattatatagaaaaaattattgacaATAAATATGCCTATGTGAGTGAAGAAGGTAGTGTATACTTTGACATTGAcgagtttaaaaaaagtccGAAGCATTTTTACGCCCGCATGGAGCCACTCTCTGTGAAGGACGAAACGAAAATTttggaaggggaaggagaTTTAGGAGTCATatcaaagaagaaaaaaaatgcgtacgATTTCGCCCTGTGGAAATCCTCCAAACCGAATGAACCTTATTGGGACTCTCCTTGGGGAAAAGGCAGACCCGGATGGCATATAGAATGTTCAACAATGGCTAGTAACATTTTAGGAAGCGTCCTTGACATTCATAGTGGGGGAGTGGACCTTCGATTCCCACACCATGATAACGAATTAGCTCAAAGTGAAGCTTTTTTTGATGCAAGTCAGTGGGTGAATTATTTTCTCCATTCGGGTCATCTACACATAGAAGGCTTGAAAATGTCAAAAtcgttaaaaaattttataacaataaaaCATATGCTAAGTGAGTATACCCCCAACCAGAttcgtattttatttttactaaacAAGTGGGATAGCTTCATGAATTATAGCCCCAATGGAGAAAGCATGGTTCAGTGCGTAGAGATTGACAAGTTCGTTTTTAACTTCTTCGCCCTACTCGagatgaagataaaaaactTCCACCTGACTAACTCCAATTTGTTCTGGACCCAAGTGGACGACAATCTTAACAAGCTATTCCGTTCGACAAAGAGCAAAGTGCATCAGGCTCTGTTGGATAACTTTAACACGCCTGAAGTTATTCTAGCACTGCAAAAGCTAATCACcgaaattaatatatatttacaaaatgagaAGATTCAAATTGGGTTACTCTTGGAGCTGAAGCATTATatctccttcattttggatACCTTCGGGTTGGTGTATGGCCAAGCGCAAGGTGAGAAGAATGACAAGTTTGATGAACTCCTCCACACGCTTGGCACGTATAGAAGCAACATTCGGACCACACTGCAGAGCAATGCTAAACTGATTAGGAAAATTACCAAAGAGACAAAAGATGCcaccaaaaagggagaacaaGAATGTGAAAGCAGTGCTGCTGCCCAACAGAGGGATCTACTCTACGCCGAGTTTGTTAACAGTGTGAAGGCTAACAATGAGACGTTATTGAAGGAATGCGATTTGCTACGAGATGAGCGGCTGCTAAACCTGGGCATACTCATCGATGACCGACCCAACAACGAGTTCGTCGTGAAGCTCCTCGATGAGAACCAGCTGCAGCaggagaagcggaagcgCGAGCAGGAGCTCAGCAAGAGGAAGGGCAAAAGTGACCAGAACGACAAGCGGGAGTGA